The following proteins come from a genomic window of Ictalurus furcatus strain D&B chromosome 12, Billie_1.0, whole genome shotgun sequence:
- the LOC128615272 gene encoding membrane-spanning 4-domains subfamily A member 4A isoform X2 — protein MIGSLTILFGIVMAIYPQTISVYSGVTFWGSLLHIAAGALAVSASNKLNACVVKGAMVVNIFSTLAAGIAIIMLSLDMVFGTFYRPCYYYDYSSACLINYITESRTSGISGVLLVFSLLQFAISIAISVFTCKATCTNEPTLNIISVVANPEGCVPVVSSFPAHHAQPGDSTMNALAMSSAPPAYSEKSQPGNSG, from the exons ATGATTGGTTCGCTGACGATATTGTTTGGCATCGTGATGGCGATCTACCCTCAGACCATCAGCGTGTACTCTGGAGTCACGTTCTGGGGCTCGCTGCTT CACATCGCTGCTGGTGCTCTGGCTGTTTCAGCAAGCAACAAGCTTAATGCCTGTGTG GTGAAGGGTGCTATGGTGGTAAATATTTTTAGCACGTTAGCTGCAGGAATCGCCATCATCATGCTTTCCCTGGATATGGTGTTTGGGACATTTTACAGACCCTGCTACTACTATGACTACAGTTCTGCATGCCTTATAAACTATATCACAGAG AGCCGTACCAGTGGAATCAGTGGTGTTCTGCTGGTTTTCTCTCTGCTCCAGTTCGCCATCTCTATCGCAATATCAGTCTTCACCTGCAAAGCCACCTGCACCAATGAACCTACC CTGAACATCATCAGTGTGGTTGCAAACCCTGAGGGATGTGTTCCTGTGGTCAGTTCCTTCCCAGCTCATCATGCTCAACCG gGGGACAGTACAATGAATGCTTTAGCCATGAGCAGTGCCCCTCCAGCGTACAGCGAGAAAAGCCAACCAGGCAACTCAGGATAA
- the LOC128615272 gene encoding membrane-spanning 4-domains subfamily A member 4A isoform X1, translating into MASAPIPLTNVGSGYTIVTQVLPSSTSSNTANQNSLQTLDPLRKFLKGEPKVLGTVQIMIGSLTILFGIVMAIYPQTISVYSGVTFWGSLLHIAAGALAVSASNKLNACVVKGAMVVNIFSTLAAGIAIIMLSLDMVFGTFYRPCYYYDYSSACLINYITESRTSGISGVLLVFSLLQFAISIAISVFTCKATCTNEPTLNIISVVANPEGCVPVVSSFPAHHAQPGDSTMNALAMSSAPPAYSEKSQPGNSG; encoded by the exons ATGGCCAGCGCTCCTATACCCCTCACTAATGTGGGAAGTGGCTACACCATcgtcactcaagttcttcccTCATCAACATCCTCAAATACAGCGAATCAAAATTCCCTTCAGACGCTCGACCCACTGCGGAAATTCCTGAAAGGAGAACCTAAAGTGCTGGGA aCCGTCCAAATAATGATTGGTTCGCTGACGATATTGTTTGGCATCGTGATGGCGATCTACCCTCAGACCATCAGCGTGTACTCTGGAGTCACGTTCTGGGGCTCGCTGCTT CACATCGCTGCTGGTGCTCTGGCTGTTTCAGCAAGCAACAAGCTTAATGCCTGTGTG GTGAAGGGTGCTATGGTGGTAAATATTTTTAGCACGTTAGCTGCAGGAATCGCCATCATCATGCTTTCCCTGGATATGGTGTTTGGGACATTTTACAGACCCTGCTACTACTATGACTACAGTTCTGCATGCCTTATAAACTATATCACAGAG AGCCGTACCAGTGGAATCAGTGGTGTTCTGCTGGTTTTCTCTCTGCTCCAGTTCGCCATCTCTATCGCAATATCAGTCTTCACCTGCAAAGCCACCTGCACCAATGAACCTACC CTGAACATCATCAGTGTGGTTGCAAACCCTGAGGGATGTGTTCCTGTGGTCAGTTCCTTCCCAGCTCATCATGCTCAACCG gGGGACAGTACAATGAATGCTTTAGCCATGAGCAGTGCCCCTCCAGCGTACAGCGAGAAAAGCCAACCAGGCAACTCAGGATAA